A single region of the Oculatellaceae cyanobacterium genome encodes:
- a CDS encoding Fur family transcriptional regulator, translating to MKAQRTRSQDRILNLLKTLNRSVSAQDIYIELRHHNQGMGLATVYRSLEALKLEGVIQVRTLASGESLYSCVQQDKHHLTCLQCGASIGIDECPVHQLETELQKSHSFKIYYHTLEFFGLCDRCVPEISC from the coding sequence ATGAAAGCCCAACGCACCCGCAGTCAAGACCGGATTTTGAACTTATTAAAGACGCTAAATCGCAGTGTCTCGGCTCAAGATATCTATATAGAACTTCGCCATCATAATCAGGGTATGGGTTTGGCAACTGTTTACCGCTCACTGGAAGCTTTAAAACTTGAAGGTGTCATACAGGTGCGTACTTTAGCTAGTGGCGAATCTTTGTATAGTTGTGTACAACAAGATAAACACCACCTGACTTGTTTACAATGTGGAGCATCTATTGGAATTGATGAATGTCCAGTGCATCAACTCGAAACCGAGCTACAAAAATCTCACTCCTTTAAAATTTATTATCACACATTAGAATTTTTTGGTTTGTG